Proteins encoded together in one Oncorhynchus masou masou isolate Uvic2021 unplaced genomic scaffold, UVic_Omas_1.1 unplaced_scaffold_3476, whole genome shotgun sequence window:
- the LOC135534479 gene encoding papilin-like, protein HAQHADGTLVIGQLRSDDSGVYTCTGSTHSQLEQRQLTLKVQGDLRITMPPNNVQVSQGGTAQLPCVVSGDNVSRNGVPVRPDGGRVQMSSDGSLIVNNVQPTDEGSYTCNAYTGTYSVSATAEVRINKASRQELDTGLGVPAECVDQPELANCELIVYARLCNSQYYSSFCCASCARHAKGEDRYGQIG, encoded by the exons ACATGCACAGCATGCGGACGGCACCCTTGTGATTGGCCAGTTGAGGTCAGATGACTCAGGTGTCTACACCTGTACAGGCTCCACCCACAGTCAACTGGAGCAGAGACAGCTCACGCTCAAAGTACAAG GAGACCTGAGGATCACCATGCCCCCTAACAATGTGCAGGTGTCTCAGGGCGGCACGGCCCAGCTCCCCTGTGTGGTGTCTGGGGACAACGTCAGCCG GAATGGTGTCCCTGTGCGACCAGATGGTGGGCGTGTTCAGATGTCATCAGATGGTAGTCTGATCGTGAATAACGTGCAGCCGACAGACGAGGGTTCCTACACCTGTAATGCCTACACTGGAACATACTCTGTCAGCGCCACAGCTGAAGTGCGCATAAACAAGGCCTCACGGCAAG AGCTGGATACAGGTCTTGGTGTGCCAGCTGAGTGTGTGGACCAGCCAGAGCTGGCTAACTGTGAGCTGATAGTGTACGCCCGTCTGTGTAACAGCCAGTACTACTCTAGTTTCTGCTGTGCCAGCTGTGCCAGGCACGCCAAGGGAGAGGACAGATACGGCCAGATAGGGTAA